A stretch of the Gemmatimonas sp. UBA7669 genome encodes the following:
- a CDS encoding type II toxin-antitoxin system RelE/ParE family toxin produces MIRTFADLATEDLFNGVDSRRARKACPSGLWPVVMRKLTQLNRVRDLRELAIPPGNRLEALRGTRIGQHSIRINDQYRICFRWEDGYADDVEVTDYH; encoded by the coding sequence GTGATACGCACCTTCGCCGACCTCGCCACCGAGGACCTCTTCAATGGCGTGGACAGCCGCCGCGCCAGGAAGGCCTGTCCGAGCGGCCTGTGGCCGGTGGTCATGCGAAAGCTGACGCAACTCAACCGGGTGCGCGATCTCCGAGAACTTGCCATACCGCCGGGCAATCGTCTGGAAGCGTTGCGTGGGACACGGATTGGTCAGCACAGTATTCGGATAAACGATCAGTACCGGATCTGTTTCCGGTGGGAGGATGGCTATGCCGACGACGTCGAAGTCACGGACTATCACTAA
- a CDS encoding transposase: MVDNRHGLVVSTVVCSLNGRAEVDDALSLLRGIAGLALRATVGADKGYGTRDFVEGACAADFTPHVAERAKGSAIDGRTTRQEVYAIGQRARKIIEEVFGWPRNLAGLRKVKHRGTTRVDWIVTVACAAYNLMRLRRLIPACPQAEGSFTRHGNSADAAQGKPRGLQNRPCSTPISAKSPPQHGSARQAPAFSAFCQVKSDFVSPNPRMGSARRLHSPQTMTSGQ, encoded by the coding sequence CTGGTCGACAATCGCCACGGTTTGGTGGTGAGCACCGTGGTGTGCAGTCTGAATGGGCGAGCCGAAGTGGACGATGCGCTGAGTCTCCTGCGAGGCATTGCCGGCCTCGCGCTGCGCGCGACCGTGGGCGCCGACAAGGGCTACGGTACGCGGGACTTCGTGGAGGGCGCCTGCGCAGCCGACTTCACGCCGCACGTGGCGGAGAGGGCGAAGGGCAGCGCCATCGATGGGCGCACCACGCGCCAAGAGGTCTACGCGATCGGCCAACGCGCGCGCAAAATAATCGAGGAGGTGTTCGGCTGGCCAAGAAACCTCGCCGGACTGCGGAAAGTGAAGCATCGGGGCACCACACGAGTCGATTGGATCGTCACCGTCGCGTGCGCCGCGTACAACCTGATGCGCTTGCGGCGCCTCATACCGGCCTGCCCCCAGGCCGAAGGCAGCTTCACGCGCCACGGCAATAGCGCGGACGCCGCCCAAGGGAAGCCGCGAGGCCTGCAGAACCGGCCGTGTTCGACGCCAATCAGCGCCAAATCTCCGCCGCAGCACGGATCCGCTCGTCAAGCTCCGGCTTTCTCAGCGTTCTGCCAAGTAAAGAGCGACTTTGTATCGCCGAACCCGCGGATGGGCTCGGCTCGTAGACTTCATTCTCCGCAAACAATGACTTCTGGGCAATAG
- the dnaX gene encoding DNA polymerase III subunit gamma/tau translates to MSLALARKYRPRNFATVAVQNHVANTLKGAIARGRVAHGYLLCGPRGTGKTTLARVLAMALNCERRGDPALAGEPCGQCGSCQKIWSGSASLDVVEIDAASNRGVDDARDLRERAMYAPSGEDRYKVYIVDEAHMLTREAWNALLKVLEEPPPRVVFVFATTEPQKIAQAAAPVLSRLQRFDLKRIGPSEIRERLAAVLSEEEVRFEPEALGMIARAADGGLRDALSLTDQVLSIGASAEVTAERVREALGLVPDEEFLALLDLVAERRAADVFPAVQRLADNGVDFVLVLAGLGDLLRAQLALALGGELPDLSERLRAALSERKGRVAGGDLLRMLHALLELEPMYRRSGQPQLLLETLLVRFALMDRTVELEEVLKGFGGGGHDDPPPRRVAHEPRVASAHALPPSPPPAVAAASSAHAIPAPPMPQVAIPQVAIPRTATQQVAEAAAAAQLAPPRSAPAEAPGAPPSVEQVQKRWNRVVEAIQSRGRGMLAQAVQRMQPLSVDGNGVLTVAYEVTDDTFAQAVDGARHDVVQAMQEVLRGVTGLRVQAAGAAASAQGAAGTSARPTKRLTAHDVQKQRTSHLAAKDPLLEAAVQALDLELMD, encoded by the coding sequence ATGTCGCTCGCCCTCGCCCGGAAATACCGCCCGCGCAACTTCGCCACCGTCGCGGTGCAGAATCACGTGGCCAATACGCTCAAGGGCGCCATTGCCCGCGGACGCGTGGCGCACGGCTATCTGCTCTGCGGCCCGCGCGGCACGGGCAAGACGACGCTGGCCCGCGTGCTGGCCATGGCGCTCAACTGCGAGCGCCGCGGCGACCCGGCCCTGGCCGGCGAACCCTGCGGGCAGTGCGGCAGCTGCCAGAAGATCTGGAGCGGCTCGGCCTCGCTCGACGTGGTGGAAATCGACGCCGCCTCCAACCGCGGCGTGGACGACGCCCGCGATCTGCGCGAGCGCGCCATGTACGCGCCCTCCGGTGAGGACCGCTACAAGGTCTATATCGTGGACGAGGCGCACATGCTCACGCGTGAGGCCTGGAACGCGCTGCTCAAGGTGCTTGAGGAGCCGCCGCCACGCGTGGTGTTCGTGTTTGCCACCACCGAGCCGCAGAAAATCGCGCAAGCCGCCGCACCGGTGCTTTCGCGTCTGCAGCGCTTTGACCTCAAGCGCATCGGGCCGTCGGAAATCCGCGAGCGCCTCGCGGCCGTGCTCAGCGAAGAAGAGGTCAGGTTCGAACCGGAAGCGCTGGGCATGATCGCCCGCGCCGCCGACGGCGGATTGCGTGACGCGCTCTCGCTCACCGACCAGGTGCTGTCCATTGGCGCGAGCGCCGAGGTGACGGCTGAGCGCGTGCGCGAAGCGCTGGGCCTCGTGCCCGACGAGGAGTTTCTCGCGCTGCTGGACCTGGTGGCCGAGCGACGTGCGGCCGACGTGTTTCCGGCCGTGCAGCGCCTGGCCGACAACGGTGTGGACTTCGTGCTGGTGCTGGCGGGCCTGGGCGATTTGTTGCGCGCACAGCTCGCGCTGGCGCTGGGTGGTGAACTACCCGACTTGTCGGAGCGTCTTCGCGCGGCGCTGAGTGAACGCAAGGGCCGCGTGGCGGGCGGCGACCTGCTGCGCATGTTGCATGCCCTGCTCGAACTCGAGCCCATGTATCGCCGCAGCGGACAGCCGCAGCTCTTGCTGGAGACGCTGCTGGTGCGCTTCGCGCTCATGGATCGCACCGTCGAGCTCGAAGAAGTGCTCAAGGGCTTTGGCGGGGGCGGGCACGATGATCCGCCGCCGCGCCGCGTAGCGCATGAGCCGCGCGTGGCCTCGGCGCACGCACTGCCGCCCTCGCCGCCGCCGGCGGTGGCCGCCGCGTCGTCCGCGCATGCGATTCCCGCGCCGCCCATGCCGCAGGTGGCAATTCCGCAGGTGGCCATTCCGCGCACGGCCACGCAGCAGGTGGCCGAGGCGGCAGCCGCGGCACAGCTGGCCCCGCCACGCTCGGCGCCGGCTGAAGCACCGGGCGCCCCCCCGTCGGTGGAGCAGGTGCAGAAGCGCTGGAACCGTGTGGTGGAAGCCATTCAGTCACGTGGCCGCGGCATGCTGGCGCAGGCGGTGCAGCGCATGCAGCCCCTGTCAGTGGACGGGAACGGTGTGCTGACGGTGGCGTATGAGGTCACGGACGACACGTTTGCGCAGGCCGTGGACGGCGCGCGGCACGATGTCGTGCAGGCCATGCAGGAAGTGCTGCGTGGCGTGACCGGTCTGCGTGTGCAGGCCGCGGGCGCTGCAGCCTCGGCGCAAGGCGCCGCAGGCACGAGCGCGCGCCCCACCAAGCGCCTCACCGCGCACGATGTGCAGAAGCAGCGCACGTCGCACCTGGCGGCCAAGGATCCGTTGCTCGAAGCCGCCGTGCAGGCGCTCGACCTGGAACTGATGGACTAA
- a CDS encoding HigA family addiction module antitoxin, with protein MPTTSKSRTITKAPKSAPLVQRRLPTHRPPTHPGEMLLEEFLKPLGISQSAFAIQLGVSFPRLNEVINAKRAVTPDTALRLAQVTGMSADFWLGLQQDWDLWHALRSKEAEQIAKLKRLPRTG; from the coding sequence ATGCCGACGACGTCGAAGTCACGGACTATCACTAAGGCGCCGAAGAGTGCGCCGCTGGTCCAACGCCGCCTCCCCACCCATCGGCCGCCCACGCATCCGGGTGAGATGCTGCTCGAGGAGTTTCTCAAGCCCCTCGGCATCTCGCAGTCCGCGTTTGCCATTCAGCTTGGCGTCTCGTTTCCGCGACTGAACGAGGTCATCAATGCCAAGCGGGCGGTCACTCCGGACACGGCGCTCCGGCTCGCGCAGGTCACGGGCATGAGTGCGGACTTCTGGCTCGGTCTCCAGCAGGACTGGGACCTGTGGCATGCGCTCCGTTCCAAGGAAGCGGAGCAAATTGCCAAGTTGAAGCGGCTACCTCGTACGGGCTGA
- a CDS encoding transposase, whose protein sequence is MLQLLYSIRSERQLVWQLGYNLLYCWFVGLDLEVAAWYATTFTKHRQRLLEGDIAAQCLARTVATAERARLLSPNTSRSMGRRSGPGRVNECTTEGR, encoded by the coding sequence CTGCTGCAGCTCCTCTATTCGATTAGGAGCGAACGGCAGCTCGTCTGGCAGCTCGGGTACAATCTGCTCTACTGCTGGTTTGTCGGTCTTGATCTCGAGGTGGCGGCGTGGTACGCCACAACGTTCACCAAGCATCGGCAGCGGCTGCTTGAAGGGGACATCGCGGCGCAGTGCCTCGCGCGTACCGTGGCGACGGCGGAGCGGGCGCGCCTGCTCTCGCCGAACACTTCTCGGTCGATGGGACGCCGCTCTGGGCCTGGGCGAGTCAACGAGTGTACGACCGAAGGACGATGA
- a CDS encoding YbaB/EbfC family nucleoid-associated protein, whose protein sequence is MDLFKMLGQFKDMQSRMQAMQEEMSQRTFSALAGGGMVSADVDGKMQLKRIQIDPSIMNDKEMVEDLIVVAVAEAQKKAADAMQMELQKVTGGIDLPFKLPF, encoded by the coding sequence ATGGATTTGTTCAAGATGCTCGGCCAGTTCAAGGACATGCAGTCCCGCATGCAGGCCATGCAGGAAGAGATGTCGCAGCGCACGTTCAGCGCGCTGGCTGGCGGTGGGATGGTGTCCGCCGATGTCGATGGCAAGATGCAACTCAAGCGCATCCAGATCGATCCGTCCATCATGAACGACAAGGAGATGGTGGAAGATCTCATTGTCGTGGCGGTGGCCGAAGCGCAGAAGAAGGCGGCCGATGCCATGCAGATGGAGTTGCAGAAGGTCACGGGCGGCATCGACTTGCCGTTCAAGCTGCCGTTCTGA